The Kangiella marina genome window below encodes:
- a CDS encoding branched-chain amino acid transaminase, with amino-acid sequence MATLNPPKYIWFNGKTIPWQDAQVHVLSHAIHYGSSVFEGIRCYETSKGPAFFRLREHVERLYLSAKIYRMSIPYSFDEFLTACHQVVSQNDLRNAYLRPVAFFGYGSIGVNPQHNPVEVSIAAFPWDSYLGNESIEQGVDVCISSWNRVAPNTIPAAAKAGGNYLSSQLIVEEATRKGYVEGIALDVNGYISEGSGENVFVIKNNTLYTPPFTASILPGITRDTVMQLARQMGYQVIEQNMTREALYLADEAFMTGTAAEIVPIKSVDDLAIGSGSRGPITEHLQHAFFGLFKGTTPDDHGWLECVEGVEDKVYA; translated from the coding sequence ATGGCAACACTTAATCCACCGAAATACATCTGGTTTAACGGTAAAACCATACCTTGGCAAGATGCGCAGGTTCATGTTCTGAGCCATGCCATTCATTATGGATCTTCTGTGTTTGAAGGTATTCGCTGTTATGAAACCAGTAAGGGACCGGCTTTCTTTCGTCTACGAGAGCATGTCGAGCGTCTCTATCTTTCAGCTAAAATTTATCGCATGAGCATCCCCTACTCCTTTGATGAATTTTTGACAGCCTGCCATCAAGTGGTCAGTCAAAATGATTTGCGAAATGCTTATTTACGACCTGTTGCATTTTTTGGCTATGGCTCGATTGGGGTTAATCCACAACACAATCCCGTTGAGGTTTCTATCGCCGCATTCCCTTGGGACTCATACCTCGGCAATGAATCCATCGAACAGGGCGTTGATGTCTGTATTTCTTCATGGAACCGCGTCGCACCAAACACCATCCCTGCGGCCGCTAAAGCCGGAGGAAACTATCTTTCTTCTCAGTTGATTGTTGAGGAAGCAACGCGCAAAGGTTACGTCGAAGGAATCGCGCTTGATGTCAACGGTTATATCTCGGAGGGCTCTGGGGAGAATGTGTTTGTGATTAAAAATAACACCTTGTATACGCCTCCCTTTACCGCTTCTATCTTGCCCGGGATTACGCGGGATACGGTCATGCAACTGGCGCGTCAGATGGGTTATCAAGTCATCGAACAAAACATGACTCGTGAAGCCCTGTATTTAGCTGATGAAGCCTTCATGACAGGAACTGCCGCAGAAATTGTTCCAATCAAAAGTGTTGATGACCTTGCTATTGGTTCTGGATCACGAGGGCCGATCACAGAACACCTGCAACACGCTTTCTTTGGTTTATTTAAAGGCACAACTCCAGATGACCATGGCTGGCTTGAGTGTGTTGAAGGTGTTGAGGATAAAGTATATGCCTGA
- the ilvD gene encoding dihydroxy-acid dehydratase, with the protein MPDYRSKTSTHGRNMAGARALWRATGVKDNDFGKPIIAVCNSFTQFVPGHVHLKDMGQLVAREIEQAGGIAKEFNTIAVDDGIAMGHDGMLYSLPSREIIADSVEYMVNAHCADALVCISNCDKITPGMLLAAMRLNIPVIFVSGGPMEAGKTKLSDQLIKLDLVDAMVAGADQSVSDQDSEQIERSACPTCGSCSGMFTANSMNCLTEALGLALPGNGSLLATHSAREQLFLKAGRQIVELCKSYYHDNDESVLPRNIANRKSFLNAMSLDIAMGGSTNTVLHLLAAAHEGEVDFTMQDIDRLSRQVPNLCKVAPATKDYHMEDVHRAGGVMAILGELKRGNLLNLSQPTVLQKPISKLIDDWDVITTENTAIKKLYRAGPAGIPTQKAFSQSCLYDSLDIDRERGCVRNIQNAYSKDGGLAVMYGNLAPNGSIIKTAAVPDKHLTFSGPARVFESQDSAVEAILTNQIQKGDVVVIRYEGPSGGPGMQEMLYPTSYLKSKGLDQDCALITDGRFSGGTSGLSIGHVSPEAASQGLIGLVEDGDTITIDIPKRLLELNVDDKQLEIRREQRSTIGWQPTSRKRLVSTALKVYAKHALSADKGAARVV; encoded by the coding sequence ATGCCTGATTATCGTTCGAAAACATCCACTCACGGTAGAAACATGGCGGGGGCTCGTGCGCTATGGCGAGCGACCGGGGTTAAAGATAATGACTTCGGCAAACCGATTATCGCAGTTTGTAACTCCTTTACTCAGTTTGTACCAGGTCATGTGCATTTAAAAGATATGGGGCAGCTTGTTGCGCGAGAAATCGAACAAGCTGGCGGTATTGCCAAAGAGTTCAACACCATCGCCGTTGATGATGGCATTGCCATGGGTCACGACGGCATGCTCTACTCACTACCGTCCCGCGAAATAATTGCCGACTCGGTTGAGTACATGGTAAACGCCCATTGCGCCGATGCGTTAGTGTGTATTTCAAACTGCGACAAAATTACGCCGGGAATGTTACTCGCTGCAATGCGCTTAAATATCCCTGTTATTTTCGTCTCTGGGGGGCCAATGGAAGCGGGTAAAACCAAACTGTCTGATCAGCTGATTAAGCTTGATCTGGTCGATGCTATGGTTGCTGGCGCTGACCAATCGGTGAGTGACCAAGACAGCGAACAGATAGAACGTAGCGCCTGCCCAACCTGCGGCTCTTGTTCAGGCATGTTTACTGCCAACTCCATGAACTGTCTAACCGAAGCACTTGGCCTCGCGTTACCCGGTAACGGTTCATTACTCGCCACACACTCCGCACGCGAACAATTATTTTTAAAAGCTGGTCGTCAAATCGTTGAGCTGTGCAAGAGTTATTATCACGACAATGATGAATCCGTTTTGCCACGCAATATCGCCAACCGTAAATCCTTTCTCAACGCCATGAGTTTGGATATTGCCATGGGCGGCTCGACCAATACGGTACTGCACCTTTTAGCAGCAGCGCACGAAGGTGAGGTCGACTTCACCATGCAAGACATTGATCGCTTGTCTCGCCAAGTGCCTAATTTGTGTAAAGTTGCCCCAGCGACCAAAGACTACCACATGGAAGATGTTCATCGTGCGGGTGGCGTGATGGCTATTCTTGGTGAATTAAAACGTGGCAATCTACTCAACCTCAGTCAGCCGACAGTATTACAAAAACCCATCAGTAAGCTGATTGATGATTGGGATGTCATTACCACAGAAAATACGGCCATAAAAAAACTGTATCGCGCTGGCCCGGCAGGTATTCCCACACAAAAAGCTTTCAGCCAAAGCTGCTTGTATGACTCGCTCGATATAGATCGTGAGCGTGGTTGTGTTCGCAATATTCAGAATGCCTACAGTAAGGACGGCGGGCTTGCTGTGATGTACGGTAATCTGGCACCTAACGGCAGTATCATTAAAACTGCAGCAGTTCCCGATAAGCACTTAACCTTCAGTGGGCCTGCTCGTGTCTTTGAAAGTCAAGACAGTGCCGTTGAAGCAATCCTTACCAATCAAATCCAAAAAGGCGATGTTGTGGTGATCCGTTATGAGGGTCCATCAGGTGGGCCGGGAATGCAGGAAATGCTCTACCCAACCAGTTATCTTAAATCGAAGGGACTCGATCAAGACTGTGCACTCATCACCGATGGTCGCTTTTCTGGTGGCACATCAGGCTTGTCGATAGGCCACGTCTCGCCAGAAGCCGCCAGTCAAGGTCTTATAGGTTTAGTGGAAGACGGTGACACCATAACCATTGATATTCCAAAGCGGTTACTGGAACTTAATGTTGATGATAAGCAGCTTGAGATTCGTCGCGAACAACGCTCGACCATTGGCTGGCAACCCACATCACGCAAACGTTTAGTTTCAACCGCGCTGAAAGTCTATGCAAAACATGCCTTAAGTGCGGACAAAGGAGCGGCTAGAGTCGTTTAG
- the secG gene encoding preprotein translocase subunit SecG, with translation MELFLMISLLVVALLLIGIILIQQGKGAEMGASFGSGASNTLFGAPGSGNFLTRSTTVLAIVFFAIALAIGAVNSSDKASKSSLLDDAAQTEETGESVSSTEIPSETNTDISAEIPAETTEEISSEIPSEEATDDAIPESIDAAAEDAEKAKKDGDNQ, from the coding sequence ATGGAATTATTTTTAATGATCAGTCTATTGGTAGTCGCTCTACTATTGATTGGTATTATTTTGATCCAACAAGGTAAAGGCGCCGAGATGGGAGCTTCTTTTGGTTCTGGCGCATCGAATACGTTGTTTGGCGCACCGGGTTCAGGAAACTTTCTGACTCGATCGACGACAGTTCTAGCGATTGTATTTTTTGCAATAGCGTTAGCGATAGGTGCTGTAAACTCAAGCGACAAAGCAAGTAAGTCAAGTTTGTTGGATGACGCTGCTCAAACAGAAGAAACGGGTGAGTCCGTTTCTTCTACAGAAATTCCAAGCGAAACGAATACCGACATTAGCGCTGAGATTCCTGCTGAAACCACGGAAGAGATTAGTTCAGAAATTCCTTCTGAAGAAGCGACAGACGATGCTATTCCTGAGTCGATTGATGCTGCTGCGGAAGACGCTGAAAAAGCAAAAAAAGACGGCGATAATCAGTAA
- the tpiA gene encoding triose-phosphate isomerase, translated as MRKTLIAGNWKMHGNVASIESLVNGIKSQLDSSWQSDILVCPPSIYVDRTVQLIKGSSIKVGGQNLSQQEQGAFTGEISGDMLADLGAEYVLVGHSERRSLYHESNELVAEKFAKALEKGLTPVLCVGETLEQRENDTTMDVVKGQIDAVIDFYQDKTAGLEKLGQGVIAYEPVWAIGTGVTASPEQAQEVHAAIRHYLAEMNTGVAEEIQILYGGSMKAANAEELLAQNDIDGGLIGGASLKADEFIAICKIAG; from the coding sequence GTGCGCAAAACCTTGATCGCAGGAAATTGGAAAATGCACGGTAACGTGGCTTCTATAGAGAGCCTAGTTAACGGAATCAAGAGTCAACTGGATAGCAGCTGGCAAAGCGATATTCTGGTGTGCCCACCTTCTATATATGTTGATAGAACCGTTCAGCTAATAAAAGGTAGCTCGATTAAAGTTGGCGGTCAGAATCTTTCTCAGCAAGAGCAAGGTGCCTTCACCGGCGAAATCAGTGGCGATATGCTGGCTGATTTAGGTGCGGAGTATGTGCTTGTCGGACACTCAGAAAGACGCAGTCTTTATCATGAGTCGAACGAGCTAGTTGCAGAGAAGTTTGCTAAAGCGCTTGAAAAAGGCCTAACACCTGTATTATGTGTTGGAGAAACCCTTGAACAACGTGAAAATGACACCACTATGGATGTTGTTAAGGGCCAGATCGATGCAGTAATTGATTTCTATCAAGATAAAACTGCTGGACTGGAAAAGTTAGGACAGGGCGTTATTGCTTATGAGCCCGTTTGGGCAATAGGCACTGGTGTAACCGCAAGCCCAGAGCAGGCACAAGAGGTTCATGCCGCGATAAGGCACTATCTTGCTGAAATGAATACGGGTGTCGCTGAAGAAATACAGATTTTATATGGTGGTAGTATGAAAGCTGCAAATGCAGAAGAGTTACTAGCACAAAATGATATTGATGGTGGCTTAATTGGGGGCGCTTCCCTAAAAGCCGATGAATTTATAGCAATTTGCAAAATTGCTGGTTAA
- a CDS encoding Na(+)-translocating NADH-quinone reductase subunit A produces the protein MIKIKKGLDLPLEGKPEQTISTGATVKTVAILGEDYVGMKPTMHVQVGDQVKKGQLIFEDKKTPGVKYTAPAAGTISAVNRGAKRKLLSVVVDIAEQEDAVSFNKYSADQLSSIDRQAIVDQMVESGMWTGLRTRPYSKVPAIDAKTRSIVVSAMDTNPLAGDPEAFITEHNADFNHGLDILAQLAEDKVFVATQPESKIEQSSNAKVNYESFSGPHPAGLVGTHIHHLCPASSENEVWHMGYQDVIALGRLFTDGELFVERVVALSGTEVKNPRLIRTRLGANLDELLNNEINDNDSRIISGSVLNGFNAVDSRAFVGRYHNQITVIPEGREKEFFGWAMPGSNKFSVTRAFLGHIFPSKKFQMNTSTGGSTRAIMPIGNYERVLPLDILPTQLIRALVCGDTDSAQALGCLELDEEDLALCTFVCPGKYEYGSILRENLTKIEKDG, from the coding sequence ATGATTAAGATTAAAAAAGGCCTGGATCTTCCTTTAGAGGGAAAGCCAGAGCAAACAATCTCAACTGGTGCTACGGTCAAAACCGTCGCCATCTTAGGCGAAGATTATGTTGGCATGAAACCAACCATGCATGTTCAGGTTGGGGATCAGGTTAAAAAAGGCCAGCTCATCTTCGAAGACAAGAAAACTCCCGGGGTAAAATACACAGCTCCAGCGGCAGGAACCATTTCTGCTGTTAACCGTGGCGCAAAGCGTAAACTGCTTTCCGTAGTGGTTGACATCGCTGAGCAAGAAGATGCTGTGTCTTTTAACAAGTATTCAGCCGATCAACTATCGAGCATCGACCGTCAAGCGATCGTCGATCAAATGGTTGAATCTGGCATGTGGACAGGTTTGCGCACCCGCCCATATTCGAAAGTTCCAGCGATCGACGCTAAGACACGATCTATCGTTGTAAGCGCTATGGATACCAATCCATTAGCCGGTGATCCGGAAGCTTTTATCACTGAGCATAATGCTGACTTTAACCACGGTTTAGACATTCTGGCACAACTTGCAGAGGACAAAGTGTTCGTTGCAACGCAGCCTGAGTCAAAAATCGAGCAGTCTAGCAATGCTAAAGTGAACTACGAAAGCTTTTCTGGTCCACACCCAGCGGGGCTTGTCGGAACGCATATCCACCACCTTTGCCCAGCCTCTTCTGAGAATGAGGTTTGGCACATGGGGTATCAAGATGTTATCGCTCTAGGCCGACTCTTTACTGATGGTGAGCTTTTTGTTGAGCGTGTTGTTGCATTAAGCGGTACTGAGGTCAAAAACCCTCGTTTAATCCGTACACGTTTAGGCGCTAACCTTGATGAGCTGCTGAATAACGAAATTAATGATAACGACAGCCGCATCATTTCAGGCTCAGTCTTGAACGGTTTTAATGCTGTTGACTCACGAGCTTTCGTTGGCCGTTATCACAATCAAATTACTGTCATCCCAGAAGGTCGTGAAAAAGAATTCTTCGGTTGGGCGATGCCAGGTAGCAACAAGTTCTCTGTAACTCGTGCTTTCCTAGGCCATATCTTCCCAAGCAAGAAGTTCCAAATGAACACTTCGACGGGTGGTTCGACTCGCGCAATCATGCCAATCGGTAACTATGAGCGTGTTCTTCCTCTCGATATTCTGCCAACTCAATTGATTCGTGCGTTAGTTTGTGGCGACACTGACTCAGCACAAGCCTTGGGTTGCTTGGAGTTGGATGAAGAAGATCTTGCATTGTGTACCTTCGTTTGCCCAGGCAAATACGAGTATGGCTCAATTCTCCGCGAAAATCTGACTAAGATTGAGAAGGATGGCTAA